The Natronobacterium texcoconense genome includes the window CGTGCCGTACAGTACTCCCGGCCGAACTGAATCGTCGCCGTGTGACCGAAGCCACACTTCGCCGCCGGCACCTCCTCCTCGAGGACCTCTCGGACGTCTTCGTGGTCGGCGTCGGGCGGCGCGATTCCCAGTCGGCGATAGATACGGTAGACGTGGGTGTCGACGGGGAAAACGCCGGTCCGACCGCCGGCAAAGAGCAACACGCAGTCGGCGGTCTTGGGCCCGACGCCGCGGACCTCGAGCAGCGTCTCGCGGACGGTCTCGGGCGCTTCCTCTTTGACGAACTCGTCGAAGGCCGCGGCGGAGCCAAACTCCGCGACGACCCACTCGGCGGTCGCGACGAGAATTTCGGACTTCTGGTTGTACAGTCCGGCCGAACTGATCGTCTCGGCGAGCGTCGACTGTTCGGCGTTGGCGAGCGACTCGGCGAGGCCGACGTCCGGCGCGTCGTACCGCTCGATCAGCGCGTCGTGGGCCGGCTGGCTGGCCTTGTCGCTCGTGTTCTGGCTCAGGATCGTCCGGACGAGACAGGTGAAGGCGTCCCGTCCGCCGTAGCTTTTCTCCCAGTAGAGCTCGCCGAGGCGGTCGACGACGCGTTCGGCGCGAGTGTCGGCAGTTGCGGGATCGAATTCGGCCGTGGCGCCACCGCCCGATTCGCCGCCGCTTATGTTGACCGACGGCTCCGGATCCTCGCTCATATCGGTGCTGAGGGCTCGCGGACTATTGTTCTTCCTCTCTCGAAGGAGTCAAAACGACGCCAGAACGATCGAGACGAGAGAGCAGATCTTATCGCCGACGACGCGTTGGATCTTCGATCTTGCAGGCGAATTTCTCATCACATTCCGGACAGACTGCCGATCGATCGTAGCCGTCGTTGACCGAGCCGATCTTCCCCCTCGTTCTGAGTACCTTTCTATCGACGTCGATCGAGACCTTCTCCGAGCAGTGTGGGCAGATAACTTTCTGTCTCATACAGAGGCGTATCTACTATCGGACAATTACCTTTACGGTATCTATGGACTTATTGATCGTTTCGTGTTTGAAACATTAATGGTTGACAGGATCGGTTATTCCTGGCGTGAACTCACTCGACGGTGATCGTCACCGTTGCCTCCGCGCCGTCCGCAAGTGCCGCAACGAGGTCCCGGTCGAATCCCTCCGCGGCGAACTCGGCCTCGAGCAGGATCGTCCGGTCGTCGACGTACTCGCTCGTACGCCCGACCGCGCTGCGGTCGTTCGTGAACTCGAGGTGGGGATCGCCACGGCCTGTAACGCTCTCGACGTGGCCGTCGGCCTCGATTTCGACGGTGATCGTCGCATCGGTATCCTGACACGCTGCGACGAAGTCGGGATCGAAGTCGGACGGAGCGCGATCGGCCTCGATCGCGAGAATACAGTCACCCGCCGGCGTGAGATAGTCGTCGGTCGTCACTTCGAACGTGCTCGCGTGTTCGGCCCGGACGTTCTCGTGGCCGCGAGCGTGGATCACTTCCTCGAGTGCCATCGTACTCGGGGGTACGTCCGCGCCGGGAAAACGGAATCGAACTCGCTACACCAGACTTGCGCCGTCGAAGTCGCCGCGACTGTACTCGACGTCCATCAGATCGAGAATCGTCGGCGCGACGTCGAGCAAGTCCGCGTCGTCGATGCTCGCTTCGGGGTGGTCGATATAGAGCGCCGCGTCGTCGAAACTGTGCATTCCGTTTCGTGGACCTCCCGTGAACACCTCGGAGTCGGCCTTGAACCCGGACTTGAGGTCGAATCCGGGGTTGGGGATCGCGACCAGGTCCGGCGCGATGTCGTCGTGGTCGCCACGGAACGCCGCCTCTTTCTCGACGACACGGTCGACGACCTGTCGACCGTCCGGCCCCTCGAGGTCGAGGATCGCGGCCTTGAGTTCGTCGCGTACGTCGTCGTACTCCTCCTCGGAGACCGAACCGCGGGGCTCTCGTCCCTCGAGGTTGAGGTAGAATCGGCCCGGGATAAAGGAGTAGGCGGTCGTTTCGTCGGCGATGTCGGCCAGTTCTTCGGGGTCGTCGGTCTCGAAGGAGAGCCACCCCTCCTCGCGGAGCCACTCGTTGAAGTGGACCTCGTAGTCGAGGCTGGTAAAGCCGTGGTCGGAGGCGACGATCATCGTCACGTCCTCGGGCATGGCCTCGCGCAGTCGTCCGATGTAGTCGTCTATTTTCTGGTAGAACTCGAGGAACTCGTCTTTGTACTCGCCGTCTTCCGCATAGTCTTTGAACAGGAAGTGGTTGACCCGGTCGGTCGTCATGAAGACGCCGAAGAAGAGGTCCCAGTCGTCCTCCTCGACGTACTGTTTGAACGCCTCGAACCGGGCGTCGACCGTGGCGTGTGCGTCCTCGATGAATTCGGCCTTGTCCTCCTGGTGGCCCAGTTTCGGATCGACGTCGATCCGATACTCGATGTCCTCGAGGTACTCGCGGAACGTCTCCGGGTGTGCTGCCTTCTCGAGGGCGGGGGAGAGAAAGCCAGAGACCATCCGCTGGAGGTTGCGCTGTGGCGGGAACGTGACGGGGACGTTCATGACGGTGGCCTGGCGACCGATTTCCTGAACGCGATCCCAGACGCGGTCGGCCTGGACCTCACGGCCCATCGGAACGTACGTCTCGTAGGTGCCGACTTCCCGGTCCTGGAAGCCGTAGACTCCGGTTTCGCCGGGGTTCATCCCGGTCGTCAGCGCGGGCCAGCAGGCGCTGGATTCGGGCGGAACGATACTCGAGATTTCGCCCGCGGAGCCGTCGTCGGCGAGCGACGCGATGTTGGGGAACAGATCTTCGTTCTCGGCGAGGAGACTGTACGGCACGCCGTCAATTCCGATAAACGCGACGCGGGGTGCGCCGTCGCCCCGCAGCCGATCGAACAGACCCATAGAGGCCCGTAGACCGACCGTACACAAGAAGGTTCGTTTCAGAACACTCTTTTGAGAAGCGTAGCAGCGCCACAGCTGACGGAGCAAGAGATCGAGTAGCTACTCGTTTCGGTCGGCTTCGGGATCGAAGTTCGTCGGGACCACGGTGAGGTGGGCCATGCCGACGCCGGAATCGGCTGGCTCGTCGCCGGATGCGGGCGTACGTGGAGACGGGTTGCTGGCTGCCATGACGTACGGTCGTACGCTCTACCGCCCAATAAAATTACTCATGCTCATAACTCATCGGCGGCGGAGCCGTACATAACCACTGCGTATCCGGTCGGTGAAAACGAACGTCGGCGGTCGACGTTACTCGAAGTGCTCTTCGTAGAGATCCTGGGCGTGTTCGATCGCGTCGTAGGCAGCCTGACGGTCCTCCCAGCCCAGTGTTTCGACTTCCTTGCCTTCCTCGAGGTTCTTGTAGGTCGCGAAGAACTCGTCGATCTCGTCGCGCTGTTGCTGTGGAATGTCCTCGAGATCCTCGATGTGGTCGTACCGGGGATCTTCGCTAGGGACGGCGATGACCTTGTCGTCCTGTTCGCCGTCGTCGTCCATCTTCATCAGGGCGACGGGACGGGCCTCGATGATGCAACCGGGGAACGTCTGGTCCTCGACGAGGACGAGGACGTCGAAGGGGTCCTCGTCGTCGTAGTACGACTGCGGGATGAACCCGTAGTCGCTCGGGTAGTGGACGTTGCTGTGGAGCACTCGATCGAGGACGACGCCGGGGACGTCCTTGTCGTACTCGTACTTGTTGCGCTCGCCTTTGAGACACTCCACGACGGCGTAGATCTCTTCCGGCGGGTTCGGTCCAGTTTCGAGGTCTTCCCAGAGGTTGACCATATACCGGAAACACCGCAGTCGATCAAAAAGTACTTTCGTAATCGAGTGTCAACAGTACTTGATGGCAACCAGACAACCAACGATGATCGTTCGGACGTGGCTGTCCGAAGAGTCGACGCCGGCGAACCCCCGTTGCCGGTCACGACGTGTATTGGTTGACAAGTCTTAAATAGTCTGGTGACATTTGCACAGGTATGTCAGAGGCACAATCAATCACCGGCGAACAGAGTATCGCGCGCGAGCTCACAGCGTTCCAGAACAACATCCTCGTCATCCTCGCCAAGGAG containing:
- a CDS encoding inorganic diphosphatase, with translation MVNLWEDLETGPNPPEEIYAVVECLKGERNKYEYDKDVPGVVLDRVLHSNVHYPSDYGFIPQSYYDDEDPFDVLVLVEDQTFPGCIIEARPVALMKMDDDGEQDDKVIAVPSEDPRYDHIEDLEDIPQQQRDEIDEFFATYKNLEEGKEVETLGWEDRQAAYDAIEHAQDLYEEHFE
- a CDS encoding endonuclease III domain-containing protein, producing MSEDPEPSVNISGGESGGGATAEFDPATADTRAERVVDRLGELYWEKSYGGRDAFTCLVRTILSQNTSDKASQPAHDALIERYDAPDVGLAESLANAEQSTLAETISSAGLYNQKSEILVATAEWVVAEFGSAAAFDEFVKEEAPETVRETLLEVRGVGPKTADCVLLFAGGRTGVFPVDTHVYRIYRRLGIAPPDADHEDVREVLEEEVPAAKCGFGHTATIQFGREYCTARKPACLEDPDACPMGDRCDQVGVYPATGEVVDPAETLE
- a CDS encoding DUF371 domain-containing protein — encoded protein: MALEEVIHARGHENVRAEHASTFEVTTDDYLTPAGDCILAIEADRAPSDFDPDFVAACQDTDATITVEIEADGHVESVTGRGDPHLEFTNDRSAVGRTSEYVDDRTILLEAEFAAEGFDRDLVAALADGAEATVTITVE
- a CDS encoding alkaline phosphatase family protein, translated to MGLFDRLRGDGAPRVAFIGIDGVPYSLLAENEDLFPNIASLADDGSAGEISSIVPPESSACWPALTTGMNPGETGVYGFQDREVGTYETYVPMGREVQADRVWDRVQEIGRQATVMNVPVTFPPQRNLQRMVSGFLSPALEKAAHPETFREYLEDIEYRIDVDPKLGHQEDKAEFIEDAHATVDARFEAFKQYVEEDDWDLFFGVFMTTDRVNHFLFKDYAEDGEYKDEFLEFYQKIDDYIGRLREAMPEDVTMIVASDHGFTSLDYEVHFNEWLREEGWLSFETDDPEELADIADETTAYSFIPGRFYLNLEGREPRGSVSEEEYDDVRDELKAAILDLEGPDGRQVVDRVVEKEAAFRGDHDDIAPDLVAIPNPGFDLKSGFKADSEVFTGGPRNGMHSFDDAALYIDHPEASIDDADLLDVAPTILDLMDVEYSRGDFDGASLV